In Paenibacillus sp. BIC5C1, a genomic segment contains:
- a CDS encoding NUDIX hydrolase, producing the protein MTPERFDIYDDQQNWIGTELRSVVHAKGFWHCSFHCWIVRDEGSQRLVLFQRRRDIKDTFPGCYDITAAGHLTAGEQLHEASRELEEELGVQAPFETLTYLLTARQQLEGQVRGVPFIDREFSSVFGLCLNQPLEAYTLQASEVDSLYEVPLDGLIALFRGEIHVIQAAGVQAAQPASDPADQANSNSVPLPVQTRHMREIRAAEFVPHGTEYYIDVLEALVHLPKN; encoded by the coding sequence ATGACCCCAGAACGTTTCGACATTTACGACGATCAGCAAAATTGGATAGGTACAGAGCTGCGCAGCGTGGTCCATGCCAAGGGATTCTGGCACTGTTCATTCCACTGCTGGATCGTGCGAGACGAAGGCTCACAGCGGTTGGTTCTATTTCAACGAAGACGGGATATCAAGGATACCTTCCCCGGATGTTACGACATTACCGCAGCAGGACACCTCACAGCTGGCGAACAGCTGCATGAAGCCAGTCGTGAGCTCGAGGAAGAACTCGGGGTACAAGCGCCTTTTGAAACGCTGACCTACCTGTTGACGGCAAGACAGCAACTTGAAGGGCAGGTTCGTGGTGTACCTTTTATCGATCGGGAATTCAGCTCTGTTTTTGGACTGTGCTTGAACCAGCCTCTCGAAGCCTATACCTTGCAGGCAAGCGAAGTCGACAGCCTCTACGAAGTGCCTTTGGATGGCCTGATTGCCTTGTTCCGTGGCGAAATCCATGTGATTCAAGCCGCAGGTGTGCAAGCCGCTCAGCCAGCGTCCGACCCAGCGGATCAGGCAAATAGTAATTCTGTTCCTCTCCCCGTTCAAACACGTCACATGCGCGAGATTAGAGCAGCCGAGTTCGTGCCACACGGTACGGAATATTATATTGATGTACTTGAAGCGTTAGTTCACTTGCCCAAAAACTAA
- the mscL gene encoding large conductance mechanosensitive channel protein MscL, producing the protein MKGVLKEFKEFAVRGNVIDLAVGVIIGAAFGKIVTSLVNDIIMPPVGKLLGGIDFSQKIINLDRDMKTASGQEITTLAQANEAGATVIAYGQFINVMIDFLIVAFCIFMLVKGINYIKSKEHKKPEPQKTTKACKYCLSEIPAAATRCSHCTSQLEAEGSGATA; encoded by the coding sequence ATGAAAGGCGTACTAAAGGAATTTAAAGAATTTGCTGTACGTGGCAACGTCATTGATCTGGCGGTCGGTGTTATTATCGGGGCTGCTTTTGGTAAAATTGTCACGTCCCTCGTGAATGATATTATCATGCCACCGGTAGGTAAACTGCTTGGAGGCATTGATTTCAGTCAGAAGATCATTAATTTGGATCGGGATATGAAAACAGCCAGTGGACAGGAGATCACAACTCTTGCTCAAGCCAATGAGGCTGGCGCTACGGTGATTGCCTATGGGCAGTTTATCAACGTGATGATTGATTTTCTCATCGTCGCTTTCTGTATTTTCATGTTGGTGAAGGGTATCAATTACATCAAAAGCAAAGAACACAAAAAGCCCGAGCCGCAAAAAACGACCAAGGCTTGCAAATACTGTCTGTCCGAAATTCCGGCTGCAGCTACTCGCTGTTCGCACTGTACTTCACAGCTGGAAGCAGAAGGTAGCGGAGCAACAGCTTAA
- a CDS encoding xanthine phosphoribosyltransferase, whose translation MQLLKDKVIQEGIVLSEQVLKVDSFLNHQMDPVLMKEVGKEFIRRFEGENITRVLTIESSGIAPGIMTALELNVPLIFARKQKSLTLTEDILVEKVYSFTKQETNEITVAKKFMQPGDRVLIIDDFLANGEAAFGLARIVEQVGAEVVGIGIVIEKAFQPGGRLLKEAGYRVESLVRIGALSDGKVTFADEEVTI comes from the coding sequence ATGCAATTGTTAAAAGACAAGGTAATACAGGAAGGCATTGTCCTGTCCGAGCAGGTACTCAAAGTGGATTCATTCCTGAACCACCAGATGGACCCGGTTCTGATGAAGGAAGTGGGCAAGGAGTTCATCCGCCGTTTTGAAGGGGAGAACATCACGCGTGTACTGACGATTGAATCCTCAGGGATCGCACCAGGCATCATGACTGCGCTGGAACTCAACGTTCCGCTTATTTTTGCACGGAAGCAGAAGTCACTTACGCTCACGGAAGATATTTTGGTGGAGAAGGTGTACTCCTTTACCAAGCAGGAGACCAATGAAATTACAGTTGCGAAGAAGTTCATGCAGCCTGGTGACCGTGTACTGATTATTGATGACTTTCTAGCCAATGGCGAGGCGGCATTTGGTCTGGCTCGCATTGTAGAGCAGGTAGGCGCGGAAGTAGTGGGTATTGGCATCGTGATTGAAAAGGCGTTCCAACCAGGAGGCCGCTTGCTGAAAGAAGCAGGATACCGTGTGGAATCGCTGGTTCGCATCGGGGCGTTATCAGACGGAAAAGTTACGTTTGCGGACGAGGAGGTCACGATCTAA
- a CDS encoding nucleobase:cation symporter-2 family protein yields the protein MARERIFQRHRHPIKTFSLGLQHVLAMYAGAVVVPIIVSKALGFTTEQLTYLIAIDLLACGVATLLQVWGNRFFGVGLPVMLGCAFQAVSPMILIGMKSGVSAIYGAIIASGIFVVLFSGIFGKLIRLFPPVVTGSVVTIIGLTLIPVAFNDLGGGQGAEDFGSGVHLLLGFGVLVFIILMTRFTTGFVRSISVLIGLLVGTVAAGLMGEVNFAPIREASWFHVVQPFYFGTPTFEIVPILTMILVAIVSVAESTGVFMALGKILDKDLSSKDLARGYRAEGLAIVLGGIFNSFPYTTYSQNVGLVQMTRVKTRDVIVVAGGLLVVIGFVPKIAALAQLVPGSVLGGAMVALFGMVVSSGIRILGSQVDLNRHENLFIIACSVGMGLGVTVVPQLFAGAPDWAQIMLGNGIIAGSFTAIFMNLLFNGLGTQATADKMAERQADVILGDNGKSA from the coding sequence ATGGCACGCGAACGTATTTTTCAGCGGCATCGGCATCCGATCAAAACGTTCTCGCTTGGTCTTCAGCACGTGCTGGCGATGTATGCAGGAGCTGTCGTTGTACCGATTATTGTAAGCAAGGCCCTTGGTTTTACAACGGAGCAGTTGACTTATCTGATTGCGATTGACCTGCTCGCCTGTGGTGTGGCAACACTGCTTCAGGTATGGGGCAATCGTTTCTTCGGAGTGGGGCTGCCCGTCATGCTTGGTTGTGCATTCCAGGCTGTATCACCGATGATCTTAATTGGGATGAAGAGCGGCGTGTCTGCCATTTATGGTGCGATTATTGCGTCAGGGATATTTGTTGTATTGTTCTCGGGCATTTTTGGCAAATTGATTCGGCTCTTTCCGCCAGTCGTCACTGGATCAGTAGTAACCATTATTGGTCTGACCCTGATTCCGGTTGCGTTCAACGATCTCGGTGGCGGTCAGGGCGCAGAGGACTTTGGCAGTGGGGTTCATCTTCTGCTCGGATTCGGTGTATTGGTGTTCATCATTCTGATGACACGGTTCACGACAGGATTCGTTCGTTCCATCTCGGTGCTGATCGGCCTTCTCGTGGGCACAGTGGCAGCAGGGCTTATGGGTGAAGTGAACTTTGCCCCCATTCGTGAAGCAAGCTGGTTCCATGTCGTGCAGCCGTTCTACTTTGGTACGCCGACGTTTGAGATTGTGCCGATTCTGACTATGATTTTGGTGGCGATTGTCAGCGTAGCTGAATCCACTGGTGTATTTATGGCTCTCGGCAAAATCTTGGATAAAGACTTGTCTTCCAAAGATCTGGCCCGTGGCTATCGTGCAGAAGGTTTGGCGATTGTGCTGGGTGGTATCTTCAACTCATTCCCTTACACGACCTATTCACAAAACGTAGGGCTTGTACAGATGACTCGTGTCAAAACGCGTGATGTAATCGTTGTAGCGGGTGGACTACTTGTGGTCATCGGCTTTGTACCGAAAATTGCTGCATTGGCACAGCTTGTTCCAGGTTCTGTTCTTGGCGGGGCCATGGTTGCTTTGTTCGGTATGGTGGTATCGTCTGGTATTCGTATTCTGGGCAGCCAGGTTGATCTGAACCGTCATGAGAACCTGTTCATCATCGCCTGCTCTGTAGGCATGGGGCTGGGTGTAACGGTTGTGCCTCAATTGTTCGCAGGTGCGCCGGACTGGGCACAGATTATGCTCGGTAATGGAATCATTGCAGGTAGTTTTACGGCCATTTTCATGAATTTGCTGTTTAATGGTCTGGGTACTCAAGCAACGGCTGACAAAATGGCTGAACGTCAAGCGGATGTGATCCTTGGAGATAACGGCAAGTCGGCGTAA
- a CDS encoding transposase translates to MAKKGQTFQTYTEEFKLNAVRSYVEGSSSYKVVADREGIRNCSQLKVWVKKWKNGEVFDERKNNVPNPMKGRPRTAFSSVEEERDYLQAQVDYLKKRYPNLVKEKR, encoded by the coding sequence ATGGCCAAAAAAGGACAAACATTTCAGACGTATACCGAAGAGTTTAAATTGAATGCAGTTAGATCCTATGTCGAAGGTTCTTCAAGTTACAAAGTGGTCGCTGATCGCGAAGGAATTCGAAACTGTTCACAACTGAAGGTGTGGGTAAAAAAATGGAAAAACGGGGAAGTGTTTGATGAGCGAAAAAACAATGTTCCGAATCCAATGAAAGGACGTCCTCGTACTGCCTTTAGCAGTGTAGAAGAAGAACGGGATTACCTTCAAGCACAGGTGGATTATTTAAAAAAGCGGTATCCAAATCTAGTAAAGGAGAAGCGCTGA
- a CDS encoding IS3 family transposase: MDELRCSHGITRLLSITGIPRSSYYKWRATQPQRDARQDREREIKEHMMAIHFANREFGYPRMTTALWEAGLNVNHKKVWRIMRELSIQSVIRKKRKKSSYTPSVIYPNRLKRQFHATAPQQKMVTDITYIPNGSTFVYLSVIQDLFNNEIVAWQLSKRNDVQLVLDTVEQWTQKRDVSEAVLHSDQGFQYTSQAYNTRLEAFGVKGSHSRKATCLDNACIESFFSHLKTEKLYLNQCNSEVEIRQAVEDYMYNYNYRRFQAKLKQRAPIEYRCALAA; the protein is encoded by the coding sequence ATAGACGAATTGCGCTGCTCGCATGGCATTACACGCCTATTATCGATTACAGGAATACCCCGTTCCAGTTACTACAAATGGCGAGCAACACAGCCGCAGCGAGACGCAAGACAAGACCGTGAGCGTGAGATCAAAGAACACATGATGGCTATTCATTTTGCAAACCGAGAGTTTGGTTATCCTCGCATGACAACGGCGTTGTGGGAGGCTGGTCTGAACGTTAATCACAAGAAAGTATGGCGAATCATGCGGGAACTATCGATCCAATCGGTAATTCGTAAGAAGCGGAAGAAGTCCAGCTATACGCCATCTGTGATTTATCCGAATCGCCTGAAGCGCCAGTTTCATGCGACAGCACCCCAGCAAAAAATGGTGACGGATATTACCTATATTCCGAATGGAAGTACATTTGTTTACCTGTCCGTGATTCAAGACCTGTTCAACAATGAGATTGTAGCTTGGCAGTTGTCTAAACGGAACGATGTTCAGCTCGTATTGGATACGGTGGAACAATGGACACAAAAAAGAGACGTTTCAGAAGCCGTGCTCCATTCGGATCAGGGCTTCCAATACACGTCTCAGGCGTACAACACACGATTAGAAGCATTCGGCGTGAAGGGCAGCCACTCTCGCAAAGCAACCTGCCTAGATAACGCATGCATCGAATCCTTCTTTTCGCATCTCAAGACAGAGAAGCTGTACCTTAACCAGTGTAATTCAGAAGTAGAGATTCGACAAGCCGTGGAAGATTATATGTACAATTACAACTACCGACGCTTTCAAGCCAAACTCAAACAGCGCGCACCGATTGAATATCGATGCGCACTGGCAGCATAG
- a CDS encoding DUF4870 domain-containing protein yields the protein MSPMKSSSGLDENIAGMLCYLFTFVGGIIFLAVEKRSRFVLFHALQSVTVFGLIMVGHVLCAFLPLFGPLLASLLSLLGVVVWLLMVVTSLQGKWLKLPWVGDFAEKQMRHL from the coding sequence ATGTCCCCCATGAAATCATCAAGCGGTCTGGATGAAAATATTGCCGGCATGCTCTGTTATCTGTTCACTTTTGTAGGCGGAATCATCTTTCTGGCTGTAGAAAAACGCAGCCGATTCGTTCTGTTTCATGCACTTCAATCCGTCACGGTATTTGGCCTCATTATGGTCGGTCATGTGTTGTGTGCATTTCTCCCACTGTTTGGGCCACTGCTGGCATCGCTATTGTCCCTGCTTGGTGTGGTGGTCTGGCTTCTCATGGTGGTGACCAGTCTGCAAGGCAAATGGCTTAAGCTGCCGTGGGTCGGAGACTTTGCAGAGAAACAGATGCGGCATCTGTAA
- a CDS encoding transposase: protein MAEKDKEMLPLSHEKVEVDGIYTNEAGQEEHLHRGQHFPADPVLGKTEWELTEFAFDNHHEGRTDERLVPKENDTDKIGKTTHPRRHFQRGDR from the coding sequence ATGGCTGAGAAAGATAAAGAAATGCTGCCCCTTTCACATGAAAAGGTGGAAGTGGACGGAATATACACCAATGAGGCTGGACAAGAAGAACATCTGCATCGGGGACAACACTTCCCTGCCGATCCCGTTCTGGGCAAGACAGAATGGGAACTGACAGAATTCGCCTTTGACAACCATCACGAAGGTCGTACTGACGAGCGTTTGGTTCCTAAAGAGAATGACACCGATAAAATTGGCAAGACCACACATCCACGCAGACACTTTCAGCGTGGCGACCGTTAA
- the map gene encoding type I methionyl aminopeptidase, translating into MQVDPILKTKEEIGYMREAGRILRSCHEHIEKWLAPGVTTGDIDERVEAFLAERGATPEQKGYKGYPYATCASVNEVVCHGFPNDRKLAEGDVVTIDMVVNKDGWLADSAWTYGIGEQRRSIRKLMNRTERALHKAIEQAVPGNTLGDIGNAIERTARLYRYGIVKPLIGHGIGQYIHEPPNVLPYGKRRTGMMLTEGMVITIEPIFTKGSSGAVVWDEDGWTVRTVDGSWGVQYEHTIAITSDGPLILTDGT; encoded by the coding sequence ATGCAAGTGGACCCTATTTTGAAAACAAAAGAAGAGATTGGCTACATGCGGGAAGCGGGGCGAATTCTGCGAAGCTGTCATGAGCATATTGAAAAGTGGCTGGCCCCCGGTGTAACGACAGGAGATATTGACGAACGGGTGGAGGCTTTTCTGGCTGAAAGAGGAGCTACACCTGAGCAAAAAGGGTACAAAGGTTATCCTTATGCTACATGTGCTTCAGTTAATGAGGTGGTTTGCCACGGATTCCCTAATGACCGGAAACTGGCCGAAGGGGATGTGGTGACTATTGATATGGTGGTGAACAAAGACGGCTGGCTTGCCGATTCTGCATGGACGTATGGGATCGGTGAACAACGCAGGTCCATACGCAAACTAATGAATCGAACGGAAAGGGCGCTTCATAAGGCGATAGAACAGGCTGTGCCAGGAAATACGCTGGGGGACATCGGTAACGCGATTGAACGGACAGCAAGGCTGTATCGTTATGGGATTGTGAAGCCTCTGATTGGTCATGGGATTGGTCAATACATCCATGAACCCCCAAACGTCCTCCCTTATGGGAAGCGCAGGACTGGCATGATGCTGACAGAAGGCATGGTCATCACCATTGAGCCCATATTTACAAAAGGCAGCTCTGGAGCGGTTGTATGGGATGAGGATGGCTGGACGGTAAGAACAGTGGATGGAAGCTGGGGCGTCCAGTATGAGCATACGATAGCCATAACAAGTGATGGTCCTCTTATACTAACTGACGGTACTTAA
- the coxB gene encoding cytochrome c oxidase subunit II, protein MMKQWQVAKRILPLLAVFSLLLSACGREDLSVMKPQGPVAQGQYDLMKLSITIMIVVLIIVFAIAAYVLIRFRRRAGQNEVPEQVEGNFKLEVIWTAIPLLLVIVLAVPTVKTIFAQGEDLSNDKNAIQVKVTSHQYWWEFTYPQYDVTTAQDLIIPTGKKIAFELKTADVLHSFWVPSLAGKMDTNPDGTLNKFSFSAPNEGVYRGKCAELCGRSHAFMEFKVKAVSQESFDKWVNEMKAPAVLPEDTQLAEKFKTNCLSCHAVGDQGGPVAPNLTGIGGKQSVAGILLNQGEGQEDGNSVLDNMKEWLHDPQSVKPGNTMPNPKDLGLTDEEIDGIAEYLANYKLDYE, encoded by the coding sequence ATGATGAAACAGTGGCAGGTTGCAAAGCGAATTCTCCCCTTGCTGGCGGTGTTCTCTTTGCTGCTATCCGCATGCGGGCGGGAAGACTTGTCGGTAATGAAACCTCAGGGTCCTGTGGCGCAAGGCCAATATGATCTGATGAAGCTGTCCATTACGATTATGATCGTGGTGCTCATCATTGTATTTGCTATTGCTGCGTATGTGTTGATCCGGTTTCGCAGACGAGCCGGGCAGAATGAAGTGCCCGAACAGGTTGAAGGTAATTTCAAGCTGGAAGTAATATGGACAGCCATTCCGTTGTTGCTTGTTATCGTTCTGGCAGTACCGACGGTAAAAACGATTTTTGCCCAAGGCGAAGATCTGTCCAACGACAAAAATGCAATTCAGGTCAAAGTCACCTCGCATCAGTACTGGTGGGAATTCACTTATCCTCAATATGACGTAACCACCGCTCAAGATCTCATCATCCCGACCGGAAAGAAAATCGCATTCGAATTGAAAACCGCTGACGTGCTTCACTCCTTCTGGGTGCCGTCACTTGCGGGTAAAATGGACACAAACCCGGATGGAACGCTTAACAAGTTCAGCTTCTCGGCGCCGAATGAAGGCGTTTACCGAGGAAAATGTGCTGAATTATGCGGCAGATCACATGCCTTCATGGAATTCAAGGTAAAAGCGGTCAGTCAGGAATCCTTTGACAAATGGGTCAATGAAATGAAAGCTCCGGCAGTACTTCCGGAAGATACCCAATTGGCTGAAAAGTTCAAAACGAACTGCCTTTCTTGCCATGCAGTTGGGGATCAGGGCGGGCCAGTTGCGCCTAACCTCACAGGTATCGGTGGCAAGCAATCCGTTGCAGGTATTCTGCTGAACCAGGGCGAAGGCCAGGAAGACGGTAATTCGGTGCTGGACAACATGAAAGAATGGCTCCATGATCCACAATCCGTGAAGCCAGGCAATACGATGCCCAATCCGAAAGACCTTGGACTCACAGATGAAGAAATCGACGGAATTGCCGAATATTTGGCCAACTACAAATTGGACTATGAATAG
- the ctaD gene encoding cytochrome c oxidase subunit I: MDWITTVDHKKIAVLYLIAGGFFFGIGGIEAILIRIQLMKPMNDFVSAQVFNELITMHGTTMIFLGVMPIIFAVMNAVVPLQIGARDVAFPFVNALGFWTFLFGGLLLNLSWVMGGAPDAGWTSYTPLSGSEYSGTHGVDFYTIGLQIAGLGTLIGGINFLATIITMRAPGMSYMRMPMFTWTTFITSAIILFAFPAITVGLVLLTFDRILGANFFDVAGGGNPVLWQHIFWIFGHPEVYILILPAFGIISEVIPTFARKRLFGYSSMVFATILIAFLGFMVWAHHMFTTGLGTVANALFSISTMLIAVPTGIKIFNWLFTMWGGQIRFTAANLFAVGFVPTFVMGGVTGVMLASAPADFQFHDTYFVVAHFHYVIVGGLVLGLFSGLHYWWPKMFGRVLSETLGKWTFWTFMIGFQLTFFVQHFLGLMGMQRRIVTYLPNQDFDLLNLVSSVGAFLMGVGVIMFLVNIVITTRKPADAPNDPWEDGRTLEWSIPSPPPEYNFKQTPLVRGIDAYWKEKMAGHTEMTPAEPVGSIHMPSATPLPFVMSVGIFIAGLGLMFSKDDFGNAFMNGLFNNYIVVIIGLLITFGAMALRSLYDDHGWHIEPEDQDEKGVRT, encoded by the coding sequence ATGGATTGGATTACCACCGTCGATCACAAAAAAATTGCCGTGCTCTACTTAATTGCAGGTGGATTTTTCTTTGGAATCGGCGGCATTGAAGCCATTTTGATTCGGATTCAGCTCATGAAACCGATGAATGATTTTGTGTCGGCGCAGGTCTTCAACGAATTGATTACGATGCACGGAACAACAATGATATTCCTTGGTGTCATGCCTATTATTTTTGCCGTTATGAATGCCGTTGTGCCTTTGCAGATTGGGGCACGGGACGTTGCTTTCCCTTTTGTTAACGCGCTTGGTTTCTGGACGTTCCTGTTTGGCGGACTGCTCTTGAATCTGAGTTGGGTGATGGGAGGGGCACCGGATGCAGGCTGGACTTCGTATACGCCACTCTCTGGCAGCGAGTACAGTGGGACGCACGGTGTGGATTTCTACACGATAGGTCTCCAGATCGCCGGTCTAGGGACACTCATCGGGGGTATTAACTTTCTCGCGACTATCATTACGATGCGTGCGCCGGGAATGTCCTATATGCGGATGCCGATGTTTACCTGGACCACATTTATTACATCAGCCATCATCCTTTTTGCATTCCCTGCCATTACGGTAGGACTTGTACTGTTAACGTTTGACCGTATACTGGGAGCGAATTTCTTCGATGTTGCAGGTGGCGGTAACCCGGTACTCTGGCAGCATATCTTCTGGATCTTCGGGCACCCTGAAGTATACATTCTCATTTTGCCGGCATTTGGTATTATCTCGGAGGTTATTCCAACCTTTGCACGTAAAAGATTGTTCGGTTACAGCTCCATGGTATTTGCAACCATCCTGATTGCCTTCTTAGGATTCATGGTATGGGCGCATCACATGTTTACGACAGGTCTGGGAACAGTCGCCAATGCATTGTTCTCGATCTCAACCATGCTGATTGCTGTACCAACAGGGATCAAAATATTTAACTGGCTCTTTACGATGTGGGGAGGACAGATCCGTTTTACAGCGGCAAACCTGTTTGCCGTTGGATTCGTTCCAACCTTCGTTATGGGTGGGGTAACTGGTGTCATGCTGGCCTCTGCGCCTGCGGATTTCCAGTTCCATGATACGTATTTTGTTGTCGCTCACTTCCATTACGTTATCGTTGGTGGATTGGTGCTAGGTTTATTCTCGGGACTACATTACTGGTGGCCGAAGATGTTCGGTCGTGTCCTGAGCGAAACGCTTGGTAAATGGACGTTCTGGACGTTCATGATCGGTTTCCAATTAACGTTCTTCGTGCAGCATTTCCTTGGATTGATGGGGATGCAGCGCCGGATCGTTACATACTTGCCGAATCAGGATTTTGACCTGCTTAACCTGGTCAGCTCCGTTGGTGCATTCCTGATGGGTGTTGGGGTTATCATGTTCCTCGTGAACATCGTGATCACAACGAGAAAACCAGCGGACGCACCGAATGATCCGTGGGAAGATGGTCGTACGTTGGAATGGTCGATTCCATCTCCACCGCCGGAATACAACTTTAAGCAGACGCCTCTGGTACGTGGAATCGATGCGTATTGGAAGGAAAAGATGGCAGGACATACGGAGATGACACCGGCGGAACCTGTAGGTTCGATCCATATGCCGTCAGCGACTCCACTGCCGTTTGTTATGTCTGTCGGTATATTCATTGCCGGACTTGGTCTCATGTTCAGCAAGGATGATTTTGGCAATGCGTTTATGAACGGATTGTTCAACAATTATATTGTGGTCATTATTGGCCTTCTGATTACATTTGGTGCGATGGCGCTGCGGTCACTTTATGATGATCATGGCTGGCATATTGAACCGGAGGATCAGGATGAGAAGGGGGTTAGAACATGA
- a CDS encoding cytochrome (ubi)quinol oxidase subunit III: MTTSHAEPVNGKLPHEPEKATLEGRNKLVGFWLFLGGETVLFGTLFATFLALRGQTNDGPTANELFHLPLVAAATFILLVSSLTSVFAIQAMHKGKRNALALWLGITVVLGLGFLGLEIYEFYEYVKHKEFGMTTSAFSSAFYTLVGFHGAHVAFGIMWIGLIIGQLFRKGLTVVTAPKVYVSAMYWHFIDVVWVFIFTVVYLLGKVG; the protein is encoded by the coding sequence ATGACAACTTCACATGCCGAACCGGTAAACGGCAAATTGCCGCATGAGCCGGAGAAAGCAACGCTCGAAGGACGCAACAAGCTTGTCGGCTTCTGGTTGTTCCTTGGCGGCGAGACCGTATTGTTCGGAACCCTCTTCGCAACCTTTTTGGCCCTCCGTGGGCAAACGAATGACGGACCGACGGCGAATGAATTGTTTCATCTGCCTCTCGTGGCTGCAGCGACCTTTATTCTGCTGGTCAGCAGTTTGACAAGTGTATTTGCCATCCAGGCTATGCATAAGGGCAAGCGCAATGCTCTTGCTCTCTGGCTTGGCATCACCGTGGTACTGGGTCTAGGATTCCTCGGTCTGGAAATTTACGAGTTCTATGAATATGTGAAACATAAAGAGTTCGGCATGACCACAAGTGCATTCAGTTCAGCGTTCTATACGCTGGTTGGGTTCCACGGTGCTCACGTTGCATTTGGTATTATGTGGATCGGGCTCATTATTGGGCAACTGTTCAGAAAAGGATTAACGGTCGTAACTGCACCTAAAGTATACGTCTCCGCAATGTACTGGCACTTTATTGACGTGGTCTGGGTGTTTATCTTTACGGTCGTGTACCTGCTCGGAAAGGTGGGGTAA
- a CDS encoding cytochrome C oxidase subunit IV family protein, with protein MSVQDKSDQQPVKHRHRAEGPQKHVVVFIFSIVLTLIAFAAAAAGGVNTTFTIIILVVMAILQVFVQLGYWMHLKDKGHLMPILFMCFGFFVAFTCIIMALYWVWW; from the coding sequence ATGTCGGTACAGGATAAGAGTGATCAGCAGCCTGTGAAGCATCGTCACCGGGCGGAAGGGCCACAGAAACACGTCGTTGTTTTTATTTTCTCGATCGTCCTGACGCTAATTGCGTTCGCGGCTGCTGCCGCGGGAGGAGTGAATACGACCTTTACCATTATTATATTGGTGGTTATGGCGATCCTGCAGGTGTTTGTACAGCTTGGTTACTGGATGCACTTGAAGGATAAAGGGCATTTGATGCCGATCCTGTTCATGTGTTTCGGATTTTTCGTAGCTTTTACGTGCATTATTATGGCACTCTATTGGGTTTGGTGGTAA
- the ctaG gene encoding cytochrome c oxidase assembly factor CtaG, with amino-acid sequence MLGLQYFSFNDLWSPLILALFLLIAAAYLVLVGPFSERIKGADQATVAQKMMFITGLTVLYLAQAGPFNLLGHVMFSFHMVSMALSYLVAPPLLMKGLPLWVWRGIIRCLPTRQLSFLAHPIVAAVLFNGLFSLYHLPVVHDYVMLNFTVHRLYYIVLFITSMLMWWTLLNPLPEGRQASGLSKIGFIFLNMVLLTPACGLIIFASEPLYATYSNPAVWAEAMRYCVSGDSTALLRSFGGPAFFNFLSSAKEDQQVGGILMKFIQEGIFVSMLAYVFFQWYRKEKREDDDDLYPVEKTGGPLNPAAK; translated from the coding sequence ATGCTCGGGTTGCAATATTTTAGTTTCAACGATTTATGGAGTCCACTTATTCTGGCGTTGTTTCTGCTCATTGCCGCAGCTTATCTGGTGCTCGTTGGTCCTTTCAGTGAGCGGATCAAGGGGGCAGATCAGGCCACGGTTGCACAGAAAATGATGTTTATCACAGGGCTTACGGTGTTGTATCTTGCACAAGCGGGGCCATTCAATCTGCTGGGTCATGTAATGTTCAGCTTCCATATGGTGAGTATGGCTCTGTCCTATCTGGTAGCTCCACCGTTACTGATGAAGGGATTGCCCCTCTGGGTATGGCGCGGGATCATCCGGTGCCTGCCGACACGGCAGTTATCTTTTTTGGCGCATCCAATCGTGGCGGCTGTGCTGTTTAACGGATTGTTCTCGTTATATCATCTACCCGTGGTACATGATTACGTGATGTTAAATTTTACGGTTCATCGTTTGTATTACATTGTACTTTTTATTACTTCCATGCTGATGTGGTGGACGCTGCTTAATCCGTTGCCGGAAGGTAGACAAGCGTCGGGATTGTCCAAGATTGGATTTATTTTTCTGAACATGGTGCTTCTGACACCAGCTTGTGGATTGATTATTTTTGCTTCCGAACCTTTATATGCGACCTACAGCAATCCTGCCGTATGGGCTGAGGCGATGCGGTATTGTGTATCCGGAGATTCCACGGCGTTGCTGCGATCGTTCGGTGGACCGGCGTTCTTCAACTTCCTATCCTCTGCGAAGGAGGATCAGCAGGTGGGCGGTATTTTGATGAAATTCATACAGGAAGGCATCTTCGTTTCCATGCTGGCGTATGTCTTTTTCCAATGGTATCGCAAGGAAAAACGGGAAGATGATGATGATCTATACCCTGTAGAGAAAACGGGAGGACCGCTTAATCCTGCAGCGAAATAA